Proteins encoded together in one Polaribacter reichenbachii window:
- a CDS encoding DUF4331 family protein — MKKTKILVVTVFAAIIGLITIAADHIDAPAVSGSSADITDFYAFEGEDSNNLVFVANVQGLLSPSATTAASFSENVMVEFNIDTNDDKVEDLVIQAIPRDGKMYFFGPYSPTTTGLNSTINEMATKSEVAISSSSAIVANQNGMKFFAGPRDDPFFMDFAQYGEIIGGNATGFNSPGSDTFAGTNVMSIVVEVPKSEIGGSGTINTWVEAKSKQ, encoded by the coding sequence ATGAAAAAAACAAAAATTTTAGTAGTAACCGTTTTCGCAGCGATTATCGGTTTAATTACAATTGCAGCAGATCATATTGATGCTCCTGCAGTAAGCGGATCATCAGCAGACATTACAGACTTTTATGCTTTTGAAGGAGAAGATAGTAACAATTTAGTATTTGTTGCAAATGTGCAAGGATTATTAAGCCCTTCAGCAACTACTGCAGCTTCTTTTAGTGAAAATGTTATGGTAGAATTTAATATTGATACTAATGATGATAAAGTAGAGGATTTAGTGATACAAGCTATTCCAAGAGATGGTAAAATGTATTTCTTTGGCCCATATTCACCAACAACAACAGGATTAAATAGTACAATTAATGAAATGGCAACAAAATCTGAAGTAGCAATTTCATCTTCTTCTGCAATTGTTGCGAACCAAAATGGGATGAAATTTTTTGCAGGACCAAGAGATGATCCTTTCTTTATGGATTTTGCACAATATGGAGAAATTATAGGTGGTAATGCAACTGGATTCAACAGTCCTGGTTCAGATACTTTTGCAGGTACAAACGTAATGTCTATAGTTGTAGAAGTGCCTAAAAGTGAAATAGGTGGTTCTGGTACAATTAATACTTGGGTAGAAGCAAAATCTAAACAATAA
- a CDS encoding dicarboxylate/amino acid:cation symporter, whose product MKKLALHWKILIGMVLGIIFGFVMNSVDGGKDFVTDWIKPFGTIFINLLKLIAVPLILASLIKGISDLKDISKIKKMGLRTMVIYMMTTLVAIIIGLGIVNVVKPGAGMSQDTIEKIKVKYETSSGVVDKLTKASAQNDAGPLQALVDIFPSNIFTSLGDAKMLQIIFFALFVGISLLLIPEKKAKPLMNFFDSLNEVVMKMVDLIMLFAPYAVFALLANVIIAFDDTEILLKLLVYALCVVGGLVLMIGFYLLLISVYTKKSPIWFLKQISPAQLLAFSTSSSAATLPVTMERVEEHLGVDKEVSGFVLPVGATINMDGTSLYQAIAAVFIMQVIWPEGLTFSNQLIIVATALLASIGSAAVPSAGMVMLVIVLESIGFPAELLPIGLALIFAVDRPLDMCRTTVNVTGDATVSMIVAKSLDKLHDPKPKNWDDNYDAVK is encoded by the coding sequence ATGAAGAAACTCGCTTTACATTGGAAGATTTTAATTGGAATGGTATTAGGAATCATTTTTGGTTTTGTTATGAATTCTGTTGATGGTGGTAAAGATTTTGTAACAGATTGGATTAAACCTTTTGGAACTATTTTTATCAATCTTTTAAAATTAATTGCAGTACCACTTATTTTAGCCTCTTTAATTAAAGGAATATCAGACTTAAAAGATATTTCTAAAATTAAAAAAATGGGTCTTAGAACAATGGTAATTTATATGATGACCACACTGGTTGCCATTATTATTGGTTTGGGAATTGTAAATGTGGTAAAACCAGGGGCAGGTATGTCTCAAGATACTATAGAAAAAATTAAAGTTAAATACGAAACTTCTTCTGGAGTTGTAGATAAACTTACAAAGGCATCTGCACAAAATGATGCAGGACCTTTACAAGCATTAGTAGATATTTTTCCAAGTAATATCTTTACTTCTTTAGGTGATGCTAAAATGTTACAAATTATCTTTTTTGCACTTTTTGTTGGTATCTCTTTATTATTAATACCAGAAAAAAAAGCAAAACCATTAATGAACTTTTTCGATTCTTTGAATGAAGTTGTTATGAAAATGGTAGATTTAATTATGCTTTTTGCACCTTATGCAGTTTTTGCATTGTTAGCAAATGTTATTATTGCTTTCGATGATACCGAAATTTTATTAAAACTATTAGTTTACGCACTTTGTGTAGTTGGTGGATTAGTTTTAATGATTGGTTTCTATTTACTTTTAATAAGTGTATACACCAAAAAATCGCCTATTTGGTTTTTAAAACAAATTAGCCCTGCGCAATTATTAGCATTTTCTACAAGTTCTAGTGCTGCAACATTACCAGTAACTATGGAAAGGGTAGAAGAACATTTAGGTGTAGATAAAGAAGTTTCTGGTTTTGTATTACCTGTTGGTGCCACTATAAATATGGATGGTACAAGTTTATACCAAGCCATTGCAGCTGTTTTTATTATGCAAGTAATTTGGCCAGAAGGCTTAACGTTTTCTAATCAATTAATTATTGTAGCAACTGCATTATTAGCTTCAATTGGTTCTGCAGCTGTGCCAAGTGCTGGTATGGTAATGCTAGTAATTGTATTAGAATCTATTGGTTTTCCTGCTGAATTATTACCAATTGGTTTGGCATTAATTTTTGCTGTAGATAGACCTTTAGATATGTGCAGAACTACTGTAAATGTTACTGGTGATGCTACTGTTTCTATGATTGTTGCAAAATCTTTAGACAAATTACACGATCCTAAACCTAAAAATTGGGATGATAATTACGATGCTGTAAAATAA
- a CDS encoding ion transporter — translation MKKSTKKASWKFRLHEIIYEADTPKGKLFDVILLVAIIASIILVMLESVENFDAKYHNALYVGEWIITILFSFEYILRIISIKKPFKYIFSFYGIIDFLSTIPIYISFIFAGSQGLVALRALRLLRVFRILKLARYIGASNKLLLALKASRAKIAVFLFFVLIVCIILGTVMYMIEGAENGFTNIPKSIYWAIVTLTTVGFGDIAPQTPLGQLIASVIMILGYSIIAIPTGIVSSEMTKTANEHHTNTQSCPNCLKDNHKENATFCYNCGSILNE, via the coding sequence TTGAAGAAATCTACTAAAAAAGCATCCTGGAAATTTCGACTTCATGAAATAATTTATGAGGCAGATACACCCAAAGGAAAACTATTTGACGTTATTTTACTAGTTGCCATTATTGCTAGTATTATATTGGTTATGCTAGAAAGTGTAGAAAATTTTGATGCTAAATACCATAATGCCTTATATGTTGGCGAATGGATTATTACCATTTTATTTAGTTTTGAGTATATTTTAAGAATAATTTCTATTAAAAAACCTTTTAAATATATTTTTAGTTTTTACGGTATTATCGATTTTTTATCTACCATACCAATTTACATATCTTTTATTTTTGCTGGCTCACAAGGTTTAGTGGCTTTAAGAGCATTACGATTGTTAAGAGTTTTTAGAATCTTAAAATTAGCAAGATATATAGGTGCATCTAACAAATTACTTTTAGCATTAAAAGCAAGTAGAGCTAAAATTGCAGTTTTTTTATTTTTTGTTTTAATTGTTTGTATTATTTTAGGAACAGTAATGTATATGATAGAAGGTGCAGAAAATGGTTTTACTAACATCCCAAAAAGTATTTATTGGGCAATAGTTACGCTTACTACAGTTGGTTTTGGAGATATTGCACCACAAACTCCCTTAGGACAATTAATTGCAAGTGTAATTATGATTTTAGGGTATTCTATTATTGCAATACCCACAGGAATTGTAAGTTCTGAAATGACAAAAACCGCTAACGAACATCATACAAATACACAATCTTGCCCAAATTGTTTAAAAGATAATCATAAAGAAAATGCCACTTTTTGTTATAATTGTGGTAGTATTTTAAACGAATGA
- a CDS encoding DUF2254 domain-containing protein: MKDKFLQIFRKIYHLKDKIAFFPTIISIAGALFAYLMMFAENKGISKYLVDFLPGLVINNIETARVILSSFIGGLISIMVFSFSMVMILLNQASSNFSPRLLPGLISNRKHQIILGIYLATILYCIFILVFIEPTGSKYQVPGFSVLLSIVFMVCSLGAFIYFIHSISQEIQIEFIMNRIGTKAKKKLEKLLELEENEEFEFSDSSNWKSFKVKETNYFQDVSLNILKKVALDNDCKLHVISKKGSLCFKDEILFKTEKDLDEKTIEKIYKAFDFSNEEFIEDNYLIAFKHLKEIALKAMSPGINDPGTASYAIDYLHELFKLRIQKQENDFIFHENNCIILLDIITFKDLIYKVMASLRNYTKHDVIIVKKLLQFLKDLKNYTSDKEKLQIIDTEIENLLKDAKSSISNNYDYDKLSEI; the protein is encoded by the coding sequence ATGAAGGATAAATTTTTACAGATATTTAGAAAAATATATCATTTAAAAGATAAAATAGCTTTCTTTCCTACAATTATATCTATTGCAGGTGCACTATTTGCTTATCTAATGATGTTTGCCGAAAATAAAGGTATTTCTAAATATTTGGTTGATTTTTTACCAGGTTTGGTTATCAATAATATAGAAACTGCAAGAGTAATTTTAAGTTCATTTATTGGAGGTTTAATATCTATAATGGTGTTTAGCTTTTCTATGGTAATGATTTTATTAAATCAAGCTTCAAGTAATTTTTCTCCTAGATTGTTGCCTGGTTTAATTTCTAATAGAAAACATCAGATAATTTTAGGTATTTATTTAGCTACCATTTTATACTGCATATTTATTTTGGTTTTTATAGAACCTACAGGCAGTAAATACCAAGTTCCTGGTTTTTCTGTGTTACTGAGTATTGTTTTTATGGTATGTTCTTTAGGTGCCTTTATTTATTTTATTCATTCTATTTCTCAAGAAATACAGATAGAATTTATAATGAATAGAATTGGTACAAAAGCTAAGAAAAAACTAGAAAAACTTCTTGAACTCGAAGAGAATGAAGAATTTGAGTTTTCAGATAGTTCTAACTGGAAATCATTTAAGGTAAAAGAAACAAATTATTTTCAAGATGTTTCTTTAAACATTCTTAAAAAAGTAGCTTTAGATAACGATTGCAAACTTCACGTAATTTCTAAAAAAGGTTCACTTTGTTTTAAAGATGAAATTTTATTTAAAACCGAAAAAGATTTAGACGAAAAAACAATCGAAAAAATATATAAAGCCTTCGATTTTTCTAATGAAGAATTTATAGAAGATAATTATTTAATTGCATTTAAACACTTAAAAGAAATTGCATTAAAAGCAATGTCTCCAGGAATAAATGATCCTGGAACAGCAAGTTACGCTATTGACTATTTGCACGAACTCTTTAAATTAAGAATACAAAAACAAGAAAATGATTTTATTTTTCACGAAAATAATTGCATTATTCTTTTAGATATTATAACCTTTAAAGATTTGATTTACAAAGTCATGGCGTCTTTAAGAAATTACACAAAACACGATGTAATTATCGTAAAAAAATTGCTTCAATTTCTAAAAGATTTAAAAAACTATACTTCTGATAAAGAGAAATTACAAATTATTGACACTGAAATAGAAAACCTTTTAAAAGATGCAAAATCATCTATTAGCAACAATTATGATTACGATAAACTATCAGAAATCTAA
- a CDS encoding type 1 glutamine amidotransferase domain-containing protein translates to MKKISAIIIAIVLLSACAKNTKENKSVDENLSNNTEKSTKMKNVLFVLTSHDELGTTGEKTGFWIEEFAAPYYLLKDKGIAITIASPKGGQPPIDPKSNEPDFQTPATVRFNNDAETKEILSKTVKLENINQEDFDAVFYPGGHGPLWDLAEDKNSISLIESFYNNNKTVAAVCHAPAIFKNTKKADGSFLVDGKKVTGFTNTEEEAVQLTTVVPFLVEDMLKENGGIYSKKADWNAYAVEDGLLITGQNPASSELVAELLLERLK, encoded by the coding sequence ATGAAAAAAATATCAGCAATAATTATTGCCATAGTTTTATTATCTGCTTGTGCAAAAAACACAAAAGAAAATAAATCTGTTGATGAAAACTTAAGTAATAACACAGAAAAAAGCACTAAAATGAAAAACGTATTATTTGTATTAACTAGTCACGATGAATTAGGTACAACAGGAGAAAAAACAGGATTTTGGATAGAAGAATTCGCTGCACCATATTATTTATTAAAAGATAAAGGTATTGCAATTACAATTGCTTCTCCTAAAGGTGGGCAACCTCCAATTGATCCTAAAAGTAATGAACCAGATTTTCAAACTCCTGCAACTGTAAGATTTAATAATGATGCAGAAACAAAAGAAATCCTATCGAAAACTGTAAAATTAGAAAATATAAATCAAGAAGATTTTGATGCAGTATTTTATCCAGGTGGACACGGACCTTTATGGGATTTAGCTGAAGATAAAAATTCAATTAGCTTAATAGAAAGTTTTTACAACAACAATAAAACTGTTGCTGCTGTTTGTCACGCTCCTGCAATTTTTAAAAATACTAAAAAAGCAGATGGTAGTTTTTTAGTTGATGGTAAAAAAGTAACTGGATTTACAAACACTGAAGAAGAAGCTGTACAATTAACAACTGTAGTTCCGTTTTTAGTAGAAGATATGCTTAAAGAAAATGGCGGAATCTACTCTAAAAAAGCAGATTGGAATGCTTATGCAGTAGAAGATGGTTTATTAATTACAGGTCAAAATCCTGCTTCTTCAGAACTAGTTGCAGAACTTTTATTAGAAAGATTAAAGTAG
- a CDS encoding OmpH family outer membrane protein, translating to MKLKITVLFIAFISTLSIAQTKTGTINSDYIINIMPEAKIVIKKTQEYGTKLDSSFSIKMKEFQDKVADYKEKEKEMGDLMKKTVLKELSGLEQNINQYQANGKKLMQLKQNELMRPLYKKLSDAIKVVVKENGYTHILTVAGNEFAYVDEKYDITKLVMAKLGVKEPEVKE from the coding sequence ATGAAATTAAAAATTACAGTTCTTTTTATTGCCTTTATTAGTACTTTATCTATTGCTCAAACCAAAACTGGTACAATAAATAGCGATTATATTATAAATATAATGCCAGAAGCAAAAATTGTTATTAAAAAGACACAAGAGTATGGTACAAAACTAGATTCATCTTTTTCAATTAAAATGAAAGAGTTCCAAGATAAAGTTGCAGATTATAAAGAAAAAGAGAAAGAAATGGGTGATTTAATGAAAAAAACAGTTCTTAAAGAACTATCTGGTTTAGAGCAAAATATAAACCAATATCAAGCAAATGGTAAAAAATTAATGCAGTTAAAACAAAACGAATTAATGAGACCTTTGTATAAAAAATTAAGCGACGCTATTAAAGTAGTTGTAAAAGAAAATGGTTACACTCATATTTTAACAGTTGCAGGTAATGAGTTTGCGTATGTAGATGAAAAATATGACATCACTAAATTAGTTATGGCTAAATTAGGTGTTAAAGAACCAGAAGTAAAAGAATAA
- a CDS encoding siderophore-interacting protein — translation MSLLENILKKVVLDEAIIHQKEKITPSVYKIKLKSESFKKIDFTPGYFLRLGIGIGNDELSMKDKVRSYSVWDIDKSNGTLDLAIATESNGIGSKWVANCKENETVYFKWKKGNFLIDNSADSYLMIGDLSALSHLYILSRYLPKEKQVESLIYSENLNHLFADINNNKPFNFHSLKQNSIDDILIIIKQIVPKMKGNKMVYIAGDSRVCIALNQYFRKELNWNTKNIKTKPFWNPKKKGLE, via the coding sequence ATGAGTTTATTAGAAAATATATTAAAAAAAGTAGTTTTGGATGAAGCTATTATTCATCAAAAAGAAAAAATAACTCCTTCAGTTTATAAAATTAAACTTAAAAGTGAGAGTTTTAAGAAAATAGATTTTACACCTGGTTATTTTTTACGTTTAGGTATTGGCATTGGTAATGATGAGTTATCAATGAAAGATAAAGTAAGAAGTTACAGTGTTTGGGATATTGATAAAAGCAATGGAACTTTAGATTTAGCAATAGCAACAGAAAGTAATGGAATTGGTTCTAAATGGGTTGCAAATTGTAAAGAAAATGAAACTGTTTATTTTAAATGGAAAAAAGGTAACTTTTTAATTGATAATTCTGCGGATAGTTATTTAATGATTGGAGATTTGTCTGCTTTATCTCACTTATATATTTTAAGCAGATATTTACCCAAAGAAAAACAAGTGGAAAGTTTAATTTATAGTGAAAATTTAAACCATCTATTTGCAGATATAAATAATAATAAACCATTTAATTTTCATTCTTTAAAACAAAATAGTATTGATGATATTCTAATAATTATCAAACAAATTGTACCTAAAATGAAAGGCAACAAAATGGTTTATATTGCTGGAGATAGTAGAGTCTGTATTGCTTTAAATCAATATTTTAGAAAAGAATTAAACTGGAACACAAAAAATATTAAAACTAAACCTTTCTGGAATCCAAAGAAAAAAGGATTAGAATAA
- a CDS encoding Crp/Fnr family transcriptional regulator, with product MTLNTSILSKIFKDVSFSSDEKKSIEIKLEKLTLKKGTTILKAGDTVFNQYYVFDGCLRTYYIDNSGKEHTLQFAINDWWISDYTAFFTTTKAIMYIETIQDATLYKISKEHMEILYREIPQLETFFRKKMERAFTSFQKRILATLSQSAKERYLSFITTYPNIEQNVKNFHIASYLGITTESLSRIRKEIAHN from the coding sequence ATGACACTTAATACATCAATACTATCAAAAATTTTTAAAGATGTTTCTTTTTCTTCGGATGAAAAAAAGAGTATTGAAATTAAGTTAGAGAAACTTACTTTAAAAAAAGGGACAACAATTCTAAAAGCGGGGGATACAGTTTTTAATCAATATTATGTTTTTGATGGATGTTTAAGAACTTATTATATAGATAATTCTGGTAAAGAACACACTTTACAATTTGCCATAAACGATTGGTGGATTAGCGATTACACCGCATTTTTTACCACTACAAAAGCAATAATGTATATAGAAACTATACAAGATGCTACTTTGTATAAAATATCGAAAGAGCACATGGAAATTTTGTACAGAGAGATTCCTCAATTAGAAACCTTTTTCAGAAAAAAAATGGAAAGAGCTTTTACAAGTTTTCAAAAAAGAATTTTGGCAACTTTATCGCAATCAGCCAAAGAAAGATACCTTTCATTTATAACTACTTACCCTAATATAGAGCAGAATGTAAAAAACTTTCATATTGCTTCTTATTTAGGAATAACTACAGAAAGTTTAAGTAGAATTAGAAAAGAAATAGCGCATAATTAA
- a CDS encoding sulfurtransferase: protein MSLKIDKPLVSVDWLFHHLNDEKLIVLDATLPKVTAKKETEIEEKYQIENAIFFDIKKVFSDVNAPFPNTVLSAKEFEEKAQNLGINKDSCIVVYDDLGIYSSPRVWWLFQLMGFTNIAVLDGGFPEWKLKEYPTEKPMNHQFKKGDFSADYQPEKVKFTEDVLAAINNKNLLIADARSKGRFYATASEPRADVKGGHIPNSVSLPFSDVLLNGKLKSESELKSIFKTINPENKEFIFSCGTGITASVLALGAEIAGYKNHAVYDGSWTEWGSTKDLPIEK, encoded by the coding sequence ATGTCTTTAAAAATAGATAAACCTTTAGTTTCTGTAGATTGGTTATTTCATCATTTAAATGATGAAAAACTAATTGTTTTAGATGCAACTTTACCAAAAGTAACTGCTAAAAAAGAGACTGAAATAGAAGAAAAATATCAAATTGAAAATGCTATTTTTTTTGATATTAAAAAGGTTTTTTCTGATGTAAATGCTCCTTTTCCAAACACAGTTTTATCAGCAAAAGAATTTGAAGAAAAAGCGCAAAATTTAGGTATAAACAAAGATAGTTGTATTGTAGTTTATGATGATTTAGGGATTTATTCATCACCCAGAGTTTGGTGGTTATTTCAATTAATGGGTTTTACAAATATTGCAGTTTTGGATGGTGGTTTTCCTGAATGGAAATTGAAAGAATATCCAACAGAAAAACCTATGAATCATCAGTTTAAAAAAGGTGATTTTTCTGCTGATTATCAACCTGAAAAAGTAAAGTTTACTGAAGATGTTTTGGCTGCGATCAACAATAAAAATCTTTTAATTGCTGATGCAAGGTCTAAAGGAAGATTTTATGCGACTGCTTCAGAACCAAGAGCAGATGTTAAAGGTGGTCATATACCAAATTCTGTGAGTTTGCCTTTTTCTGATGTATTATTGAATGGAAAACTAAAATCGGAATCAGAATTAAAATCAATTTTTAAAACAATAAATCCAGAGAATAAAGAATTTATATTTTCTTGTGGAACAGGAATAACAGCTTCGGTTTTAGCTTTAGGAGCAGAAATTGCAGGTTATAAAAATCACGCTGTTTATGATGGCTCTTGGACAGAATGGGGTTCTACAAAAGATTTACCAATAGAAAAATAA
- a CDS encoding DUF4331 family protein: MKIFKIKYIAIAVASLLMVSCNNDDNMMEETSIDFSGTFVQKDQMGRPAVNTVFVSSDSKDAFNTTIPSQQGAMFQSMFQTNLTGLSPAYANDGDTNALGLDAATFTGLLATDVLNVSLDGTTTFYDGTNVLTGRALADDVITVELLLIFGGEDFSENPSLSNDNVDSNDKEFSDSFPYLASPW; this comes from the coding sequence ATGAAAATTTTTAAAATAAAATATATAGCAATCGCAGTTGCATCACTACTAATGGTAAGCTGTAATAATGATGATAATATGATGGAGGAAACTTCAATTGATTTTTCTGGAACTTTTGTGCAAAAAGATCAAATGGGTAGACCAGCTGTAAACACAGTATTTGTTTCTTCTGATAGTAAAGACGCTTTTAATACTACTATACCATCTCAGCAAGGAGCAATGTTTCAATCTATGTTTCAGACTAATTTAACAGGTTTAAGTCCTGCTTATGCAAATGATGGAGATACAAATGCATTAGGTTTAGACGCTGCAACTTTTACAGGTTTATTAGCTACAGACGTTTTAAATGTTTCTTTAGATGGTACCACAACTTTTTATGATGGTACAAATGTTTTAACAGGTAGAGCTTTAGCAGATGATGTAATTACTGTAGAATTATTATTGATTTTTGGTGGAGAAGATTTTTCTGAAAACCCTAGTTTATCTAATGATAATGTAGATTCAAATGATAAAGAATTTTCAGATTCTTTTCCATATTTAGCTTCACCTTGGTAA
- a CDS encoding DUF937 domain-containing protein, translating into MAGILDLLNSDLGKQIVSGVAGSTGNDSNKTSSVLTMGLPVLMKAMERNAATPEGAEGLMGALANKHDGSILDNLGSLFGGGGVDESVKQDGAGILGHILGAKQNGVEQVIGQKAGIDAGSVGNILKVAAPILMGVLGKQKKEQNVSSSGDLTGLLGGLLGGSSASNDQSFLEKVLDADGDGSVVDDVAGMLLGGSNKQSGGIGGMLGGLFGK; encoded by the coding sequence ATGGCAGGAATATTAGATTTATTAAATAGTGATTTAGGAAAGCAGATTGTATCAGGTGTAGCAGGCTCTACAGGTAACGATTCTAACAAAACAAGTAGTGTTTTAACTATGGGATTACCTGTGTTAATGAAGGCTATGGAAAGAAATGCTGCAACTCCAGAAGGTGCAGAAGGATTAATGGGAGCTTTGGCAAATAAACACGATGGAAGTATTTTAGACAACCTAGGTAGTTTATTTGGTGGTGGTGGTGTAGATGAAAGTGTTAAACAAGATGGAGCAGGAATTTTAGGGCATATCTTAGGAGCTAAACAAAATGGTGTTGAGCAAGTAATTGGACAAAAAGCAGGTATTGATGCTGGTTCTGTAGGTAACATTTTAAAAGTTGCTGCTCCAATTTTAATGGGTGTTTTAGGTAAACAAAAGAAAGAACAAAATGTAAGTTCTTCTGGAGATTTAACAGGCCTTTTAGGAGGTTTATTAGGTGGTAGTTCTGCTTCTAATGATCAAAGCTTTCTTGAAAAAGTTTTAGATGCTGATGGTGATGGTAGTGTTGTTGATGACGTTGCTGGTATGCTTTTAGGTGGTAGTAACAAACAATCTGGTGGAATTGGTGGAATGCTAGGAGGTCTTTTCGGAAAATAA
- the miaA gene encoding tRNA (adenosine(37)-N6)-dimethylallyltransferase MiaA: MIQHKNTLITIVGPTAIGKTALSIKLANHFKSDIISCDSRQFYKEMTIGTAVPEPEELAAANHHFIQNRSIFNDYNVGQFERDALAKLDDLFIENSVQIMVGGSGLYVDAVLKGLDYFPEVDKQIRIDLTKELEEKGIESLQEKLKDLDIETYNTIAIENPHRIMRALEICIGTNTPYSTFKNKPKESRNFNSIKVGLTANREIIYSRINQRVDLMIKNGLLEEAKELFEYKNLNALQTVGYRELFSYFDDDFTKEFAISEIKKNTRRFAKRQITWFKKDEKTLWFDYKTDSNQIIKTIEENIINEG; the protein is encoded by the coding sequence ATGATACAACACAAAAACACCTTAATTACAATTGTTGGGCCAACAGCAATTGGTAAAACTGCTTTAAGTATAAAATTGGCAAATCATTTTAAAAGTGATATTATTTCTTGCGATTCTAGACAGTTTTATAAAGAAATGACCATTGGAACAGCAGTACCAGAACCTGAAGAACTAGCAGCAGCAAATCATCATTTTATACAAAATAGAAGTATTTTTAATGATTATAATGTGGGGCAATTCGAAAGAGATGCTTTAGCCAAATTAGATGATTTGTTTATTGAAAACTCTGTGCAAATTATGGTTGGTGGTAGTGGTTTATATGTAGATGCTGTTTTAAAAGGTCTAGATTATTTTCCTGAAGTTGATAAACAAATCAGAATAGATTTAACCAAAGAACTAGAAGAAAAAGGAATTGAATCTTTACAAGAAAAATTAAAGGATTTAGATATTGAAACTTACAATACTATTGCAATCGAGAATCCTCATAGAATAATGAGAGCTTTAGAAATTTGTATTGGTACAAATACACCCTACTCTACTTTTAAAAACAAACCTAAAGAATCAAGAAATTTTAATAGTATAAAAGTAGGTTTAACAGCAAATAGAGAAATTATTTATAGCAGAATTAACCAAAGAGTAGATTTAATGATTAAAAACGGTTTGTTAGAAGAAGCCAAAGAATTATTTGAATATAAAAATTTAAATGCATTACAAACTGTAGGTTATAGAGAGTTATTTTCTTATTTTGATGATGATTTTACCAAAGAATTTGCCATTTCTGAAATCAAAAAAAATACTAGACGTTTTGCAAAAAGACAAATAACTTGGTTTAAAAAAGATGAAAAAACTTTATGGTTCGATTACAAAACGGATAGCAACCAAATCATAAAAACTATAGAAGAAAACATTATTAATGAAGGATAA